A single genomic interval of Plodia interpunctella isolate USDA-ARS_2022_Savannah chromosome 16, ilPloInte3.2, whole genome shotgun sequence harbors:
- the LOC128676266 gene encoding DDB1- and CUL4-associated factor 8 isoform X2: protein MEDNPSSDDEVNKSPISPKMGGKKLKLNDGSSQESLKDSGSSKPEKDENVDSGVSADKSESTSSDDRVNGAVEGPSNEVVNVAPSSSNVRAILLNIRRPKRGRNYRKRKTPGRDSDSNDSSRDSDDLSVEETVLNVRQDTSNSEGDNEDFHRYLSGSVSELSPSGGSSPSSSESNDSYNTDGTDDIVRQSDDTDSDNLVWSRFEDGNNDENNESNIVLKERPKHTYQICREIINREMGLSFPCGKTGKYDVMFEKRFYGSLHSIYRLDKLHHLNEHRGCVNSINFHPEGHLLASGSDDTQVIVWDWARNIALQSIKTGHKSNVFQSKFLYLNAESQINIVTCARDGQVRLVQCPPSGGPAASRRRLTSHARAAHKLHVSACEPHVVLSAAEDGLVMQCDVREDHPTRLFQVRDQKHTIPLYSVSGHPLQPRELAVAGRDKFVRVYDRRKSTKPLLMYCPATFLHQNGQKKAARYAMMHMTCAVYNHDGSEILGSYNDEDIYLFDTKKDVYDKEDTSGIKDGYTHRYSGHRNSATFKGVAFFGPNSEYVVSGSDCSYIYIWDKKSEAIVQWLKGDENGVQVRENSSKVRSTLFHDFLPTLYSAWRGRASPAADGDGDGDFQADGNVCTAF, encoded by the exons ATGGAAGATAACCCTTCGAGCGATGACGAAGTTAACAAATCTCCAATTAGTCCTAAAATGGGTGGCAAGAAGCTAAAATTGAACGATGGGAGCTCGCAGGAGAGCCTTAAGGATTCAG gtTCAAGTAAACCGGAGAAAGATGAGAACGTAGACAGTGGGGTATCTGCTGATAAGTCTGAAAGCACGAGTAGTGACGACAGAGTTAATGGGGCTGTGGAAGGGCCTTCGAACGAAGTAGTTAATGTTGCGCCATCAAGCAGTAACGTCCGTGCAATACTTCTTAATATTAGACGCCCGAAAAGAGGGAGGAATTATAGGAAACGAAAAACTCCAGGGAGAGATTCAGATAGTAATGACTCGTCAAGGGATTCTGATGATCTGTCTGTGGAGGAAACTGTCCTGAATGTGAGACAGGATACTAGTAATTCTGAAGGAGATAATGAAGACTTCCACAGATATCTTAGTGGTTCAGTATCTGAATTGTCCCCAAGTGGTGG gagCTCCCCATCCAGCTCAGAAAGCAATGATAGTTATAACACTGACGGCACAGATGACATTGTCAGGCAATCGGATGACACTGACAGTGACAACCTCGTGTGGTCCCGGTTCGAAGATGGAAACAATGATGAGAATAATGAATCCAATATTGTTTTGAAGGAAAGACCCAAACACACATACCAGATATGTAGag AAATAATAAACCGCGAGATGGGCCTGTCATTTCCGTGTGGCAAAACGGGAAAATACGATGTGATGTTTGAGAAAAGGTTCTACGGCTCACTGCACTCTATATACAGGCTGGACAAACTTCACCATCTTAATGAACATAGAGGATGtgttaattcaataaattttcaccCGGAag GCCACCTCCTAGCATCAGGGTCGGACGACACACAAGTAATAGTATGGGACTGGGCGCGGAATATCGCCTTGCAGTCGATCAAGACGGGACACAAGTCCAACGTGTTCCAAAGCAAGTTCCTATATCTTAACGCGGAGAGCCAGATCAACATCGTCACTTGTGCTAGGGATGGCCAG GTCCGCCTCGTGCAATGCCCGCCGAGCGGCGGCCCAGCCGCGTCGCGCCGCCGCCTGACGTCGCACGCGCGCGCGGCGCACAAGCTGCACGTGAGCGCGTGCGAGCCGCACGTCGTGCTGTCCGCGGCCGAGGACGGGCTCGTCATGCAGTGCGACGTCAGGGAAGACCATCCCACCAG GCTGTTTCAAGTGCGCGACCAGAAGCACACGATCCCGCTGTACAGCGTGAGCGGGCACCCGCTGCAGCCGCGGGAGCTGGCGGTGGCCGGCCGGGACAAGTTTGTGCGCGTCTACGACCGCCGGAAGTCCACCAAACCGCTGCTCATGTACTGCCCCGCCACTTTCCTGCACCAG AACGGTCAGAAGAAGGCCGCGCGCTACGCAATGATGCATATGACGTGTGCTGTTTACAACCACGACGGATCAGAGATACTCGGCTCGTACAACGACGAGGATATATACCTATTCGATACCAAGAAGGATGTTTACGACAA AGAAGACACGAGTGGTATCAAGGACGGTTACACGCATCGCTACAGCGGCCACAGAAACAGTGCTACCTTCAAAGGAGTTGCCTTCTTCGGACCCAACAGCGAATATGTGGTGTCCGGATCAGATTGCTCGTATATCTACATATGGGATAAGAAGAGTGAAGCTATAGTCCAATGGTTGAAAGGAGATGAAAACGGAGtg CAAGTCCGCGAGAACAGTTCCAAAGTCCGCAGCACGTTGTTCCACGACTTCCTGCCGACGCTGTACTCGGCCTGGCGCGGCCGCGCCTCGCCCGCCGCTGACGGCGACGGCGACGGCGACTTCCAGGCTGACGGCAACGTCTGCACCGCCTTCTAG
- the LOC128676266 gene encoding DDB1- and CUL4-associated factor 8 isoform X1 translates to MEDNPSSDDEVNKSPISPKMGGKKLKLNDGSSQESLKDSGSSKPEKDENVDSGVSADKSESTSSDDRVNGAVEGPSNEVVNVAPSSSNVRAILLNIRRPKRGRNYRKRKTPGRDSDSNDSSRDSDDLSVEETVLNVRQDTSNSEGDNEDFHRYLSGSVSELSPSGGSSPSSSESNDSYNTDGTDDIVRQSDDTDSDNLVWSRFEDGNNDENNESNIVLKERPKHTYQICREIINREMGLSFPCGKTGKYDVMFEKRFYGSLHSIYRLDKLHHLNEHRGCVNSINFHPEGHLLASGSDDTQVIVWDWARNIALQSIKTGHKSNVFQSKFLYLNAESQINIVTCARDGQVRLVQCPPSGGPAASRRRLTSHARAAHKLHVSACEPHVVLSAAEDGLVMQCDVREDHPTRLFQVRDQKHTIPLYSVSGHPLQPRELAVAGRDKFVRVYDRRKSTKPLLMYCPATFLHQNGQKKAARYAMMHMTCAVYNHDGSEILGSYNDEDIYLFDTKKDVYDKEDTSGIKDGYTHRYSGHRNSATFKGVAFFGPNSEYVVSGSDCSYIYIWDKKSEAIVQWLKGDENGVVNCVEGHPRCPVLASSGLDRDVKLWWPRRAADPQHDGLEKQVRENSSKVRSTLFHDFLPTLYSAWRGRASPAADGDGDGDFQADGNVCTAF, encoded by the exons ATGGAAGATAACCCTTCGAGCGATGACGAAGTTAACAAATCTCCAATTAGTCCTAAAATGGGTGGCAAGAAGCTAAAATTGAACGATGGGAGCTCGCAGGAGAGCCTTAAGGATTCAG gtTCAAGTAAACCGGAGAAAGATGAGAACGTAGACAGTGGGGTATCTGCTGATAAGTCTGAAAGCACGAGTAGTGACGACAGAGTTAATGGGGCTGTGGAAGGGCCTTCGAACGAAGTAGTTAATGTTGCGCCATCAAGCAGTAACGTCCGTGCAATACTTCTTAATATTAGACGCCCGAAAAGAGGGAGGAATTATAGGAAACGAAAAACTCCAGGGAGAGATTCAGATAGTAATGACTCGTCAAGGGATTCTGATGATCTGTCTGTGGAGGAAACTGTCCTGAATGTGAGACAGGATACTAGTAATTCTGAAGGAGATAATGAAGACTTCCACAGATATCTTAGTGGTTCAGTATCTGAATTGTCCCCAAGTGGTGG gagCTCCCCATCCAGCTCAGAAAGCAATGATAGTTATAACACTGACGGCACAGATGACATTGTCAGGCAATCGGATGACACTGACAGTGACAACCTCGTGTGGTCCCGGTTCGAAGATGGAAACAATGATGAGAATAATGAATCCAATATTGTTTTGAAGGAAAGACCCAAACACACATACCAGATATGTAGag AAATAATAAACCGCGAGATGGGCCTGTCATTTCCGTGTGGCAAAACGGGAAAATACGATGTGATGTTTGAGAAAAGGTTCTACGGCTCACTGCACTCTATATACAGGCTGGACAAACTTCACCATCTTAATGAACATAGAGGATGtgttaattcaataaattttcaccCGGAag GCCACCTCCTAGCATCAGGGTCGGACGACACACAAGTAATAGTATGGGACTGGGCGCGGAATATCGCCTTGCAGTCGATCAAGACGGGACACAAGTCCAACGTGTTCCAAAGCAAGTTCCTATATCTTAACGCGGAGAGCCAGATCAACATCGTCACTTGTGCTAGGGATGGCCAG GTCCGCCTCGTGCAATGCCCGCCGAGCGGCGGCCCAGCCGCGTCGCGCCGCCGCCTGACGTCGCACGCGCGCGCGGCGCACAAGCTGCACGTGAGCGCGTGCGAGCCGCACGTCGTGCTGTCCGCGGCCGAGGACGGGCTCGTCATGCAGTGCGACGTCAGGGAAGACCATCCCACCAG GCTGTTTCAAGTGCGCGACCAGAAGCACACGATCCCGCTGTACAGCGTGAGCGGGCACCCGCTGCAGCCGCGGGAGCTGGCGGTGGCCGGCCGGGACAAGTTTGTGCGCGTCTACGACCGCCGGAAGTCCACCAAACCGCTGCTCATGTACTGCCCCGCCACTTTCCTGCACCAG AACGGTCAGAAGAAGGCCGCGCGCTACGCAATGATGCATATGACGTGTGCTGTTTACAACCACGACGGATCAGAGATACTCGGCTCGTACAACGACGAGGATATATACCTATTCGATACCAAGAAGGATGTTTACGACAA AGAAGACACGAGTGGTATCAAGGACGGTTACACGCATCGCTACAGCGGCCACAGAAACAGTGCTACCTTCAAAGGAGTTGCCTTCTTCGGACCCAACAGCGAATATGTGGTGTCCGGATCAGATTGCTCGTATATCTACATATGGGATAAGAAGAGTGAAGCTATAGTCCAATGGTTGAAAGGAGATGAAAACGGAGtg GTGAACTGCGTAGAGGGTCACCCGCGCTGCCCCGTGCTGGCCAGCAGCGGGCTGGACCGCGACGTGAAGCTGTGGTggccgcgccgcgccgccgacCCGCAACACGACGGGTTGGAGAAG CAAGTCCGCGAGAACAGTTCCAAAGTCCGCAGCACGTTGTTCCACGACTTCCTGCCGACGCTGTACTCGGCCTGGCGCGGCCGCGCCTCGCCCGCCGCTGACGGCGACGGCGACGGCGACTTCCAGGCTGACGGCAACGTCTGCACCGCCTTCTAG
- the LOC128676267 gene encoding acidic leucine-rich nuclear phosphoprotein 32 family member B-like — MSTNENNSEVAVDKVGDEKVDAKSDLKGAKRAAEEKTTEAKKARKEENGGGGEDEPHSDEEDLEGEGEGEEDDDEDVEGEEGDEDDEEIEGEDDLEGDDEEVEEEMLGEEDEDDA, encoded by the exons ATGAGCACCAATGAAAATAACAGTGAAGTGGCCGTTGACAAGGTCGGAGACGAGAAGGTGGACGCGAAAAGTGATCTAAAAGGAGCGAAAAGGGCAGCAGAG GAAAAAACGACAGAAGCAAAAAAGGCGCGAAAGGAAGAAAATGGTGGGGGCGGCGAGGATGAGCCACACAGTGACGAGGAAGATTTAGAAGGAGAGGGTGAAGGCGAAGAGGATGACGACGAAGACGTAGAGGGTGAAGAAGGCGATGAGGATGATGAGGAAATTGAAGGAGAAGACGATCTCGAAGGCGATG ATGAGGAGGTAGAAGAAGAAATGTTAGGTGAAGAAGATGAGGATGATGCGTAA